In Zingiber officinale cultivar Zhangliang chromosome 9B, Zo_v1.1, whole genome shotgun sequence, the genomic window CCTGGAGGTGTGGTCCTCCAACACCACGGGCCAAGGTACCGCCTGCCACGTCAAATTGTACACCGACGGCAACCTCGTCATCTACAACAGCAACGACAAGCCTATTAATTGGTCGAGCGACACCGCCGGCAAGGAGGACAAGTACATCCTCGTCGTGCATCGCGACGGCTACGTCGTCATCTACGAACCTATATGGACCCGCCCCAACAAAAACACCGCCAATTCCAAAGGCTTCGTGCTCGTCAAAAGGGGCCACAGCGATACTAGCATCACGGCGGCGGATAACAATATTCTCTATGCCGGCGACAGGCTGAACACCGGCCAATCCCTCACCCAAGGGAGCCATACCTTCATCATGCAGTCCGACTGCAACCTGGTGCTGGACGACGGCCAGAACCAGGCACTGTGGACCTCTGCCACCAACGGCCTAGGCGACAACTGCTTCGCAAACCTGCAGACCGACGGCAACCTCGTCATCCACAACGACAAAAACGAGGCTGTCTGGTCGACCAACACCGCCGGCGAGGAGGACAAGTACATCCTCTTCCTGCATCGCGACGGCCACATCATCATCTACAAACCTATATGGACCCGCCCCAACAACGATGACAATTCCACGAACAGGAAGATCGCCATGGTGACTAATAATTAGTAATGGGCTTCACCACGAACCATGCATGGATCGCTATTAAATAATTAGCTAAATGCATAAATAATTAGCTACATGCATGGTAAGTAACGTACTGTTAAGTTGGTGTGACCCTGTGAGTCGAGTGTAAAACTTATTTTAAGAACTAGCTATGCATGTGTCACTACttgctctgttttttttttcgttTGTTAAAGTTGAATTGCGTTGAAAAAaagaaaacaattaattaaaggaATCTAGCTAATGGCACATATatataaattgaaaaaaataaaattaatacaagGTGGAATGATCTAATATAATTAACCTTCCAGCGTTGATAATACGAAATTACAATATTATTGGCCAATTAATGCTTGAATAGAATCATCGATCACAATAAATGtcacatttttcaaattttgatcaaCGGAGAAATCCTTCGCAACGTTACAATCTGCCTAACTAACAACTCAGGTGTAATGTGAATTAACCTGTTGCCAGCCTTTTAGGTACATACGTATATCACTTCTCATATCAGAGACTATCGTACGTTGTTGGGCTAATTAAGTTGATTATGTACATAATATTAATAATATGCAATAGCTAGCGCCTAGATGGAGTTATTCACCATATGGAATTAAGTGAGCTGAGTTTTTGCCTCCTAGCTCGTAATATTTCTAGCTAAATTATGcctagatatatatttttttcaccttttaaagatatttttgtgctattttttttatctttttacaaatgaataattcttgtttaattacaaataattatatgtatttattttttataaaatatttaatatatgtGTACATAAATTGCTGATACAGTGAATAGGGAGAGGGTTGTTCCGAGGGACCAAAACGTCAATAAGCTTGCATAGGTGATAATTAAAATCCACGATGGGTTAGAAAACCAAATATCTAGCCTAGTAGGGCCCCACTCTCCCGATCGGATAAGGTCGATCAGACGGGTTCTCAAGTTTCCATTGACGATGTCAAATATGATTTTGTCTAGAAGCTGGAGATGACGTGTTGGGTAGGTGGCTGCGATGTTGATGGAGTGAAGACTTTTAGATCAAATTTAAGGCTATGGGTTGGTGCGTGAATCCTCCctacacacactcagacgagtaaATAAAAATTCAGTGCCAaaaactagggaaggggtccctagcgAAAGTCCTCTGACTCTCAAGTCAGTAGCTGGTCCTCCGACTCTCGATCGAGCGAAAAAATGAAGAGATCAATAATGAGAGCTTGCACGTAGATGAGACTGCTCTAAAAGTGTACCTTGCCATCCGAGAGAACCCCCTTTATGTATCACCTTTATAACCTCCGGAGTCATAAGGTGGTAGAGAATGTTGAGTGTCAGAAGTTGTCAAGTAAGGGAATACGTCAACCTAGGAAGCATATAATCACCGCTCAAGGAATCTTCCATTACTCGTGTGTACCCTTTTTTGTAACTGACACTATTAATGAGGCAGTTGAACGAATATGCTATCATAATGTGTCGGTTGAGAAAGAGTGTAGAGTCATCTTTAAGGAAAGTTACATTGAATGCCCATGTAATAACAAAAGAATATTATCTAATAAATAGTTACTATTCTCTGATAGGTTGTTgtgattctctgacaatgttgtCTCCTGAGTGTATCATGGTTGGACATTTAGTCGGTCGGTTGCATATTTCATAAGAAGAGCACTGAGTATGGTTGGACATTCGACCCTTAAGGCAACTCAGATATATGTATAGTGATGTAGATCTAATTATGAAGTGGTAGAGAACCGAGCCCCTTAGGTTCGGGCAGTTCTATGACCGACCACCCTCACATAGGGATGCTTGCTTTTGGAGATGGGGAACCGAGTCTTGAAAGGCTCGACTCGTGCCTTCAGCTGGTCGTCCTAATTATATTTGAAGGCTTGCCCTTGAAGTGGTGCCCTAAGCTCTATAAATTCAGTCGGGTTTCTTCTGAGAGTTGCCTTGTAAGTTTACCTTGCGGAGATAATGATGCTGAACCCTGTAACCCCGGTCAACTTTATACTCGGGCACCCATATGTAATGTTAGACTGACTGTATACAGAGTCATACTCTGAGAGTGGAAAATCGAGTCCTTAGGGCCTGACCGAATATATTCTTGACTGGTCTTATGGCAAGCTGACCCTTTCTTAAACCCGAGTGTCTATGGAACGATCAGGCTCAAAGATGATCAACTAAAGTATGGCGGTCAGTCTTAACCAAGGCTTTTCTTCGAGCAGAAGAAGTAGGAGGCACGGTTGTCTGTTCGATCCTCGCTTGTTGGACTAGAGTTAGAGTGGTGAGTTGGCTGTTAGAAACCAAACAATCTGTTACCGGAGATTTTAGggaacttagttgaatttaaaacttacacggaatttaaattcaacttacagtcgaaatgacctgagcaaataatctcaggctgccagcagaggCTGGTTTCTGTAATGCAATAGAGCTGAGCgacagggcaggtctgcagagcggcagaccagagcggaagactaagTCTGTAGAGCGGAAGAGCAGGTCTGCAGATTGGCAAACCAGAGTGGAAGACAAAGTCTGCAGAGCAGAAGACCAGATCAGTCGATCAGGTCTGCAaagcggcagaccagagcagtCGGGCAGGTCTGTAaagcggcagaccagagcagtCGAGCAGGTTAGCAGAGCGGTAGACCAGAGTggcagagcaggtctgcagaacAACAGACCGGATCGGTTAGAGCAAAATTGACAGACCAGAAGACCAGATCTGCAGAGCAGAAAGGCCGATTGGGCAATAAGGTCGTAGGTCGGACAAAGAGACTGACCGGgcgagctgaccgaggcctgcaaatggtagtttccttgaaacagattcacccacctccggctgtgcttcgaggtttactcgggttgtctgtttcccaggatacaatggtcgcgaccatgaactctatcAAGTACTGGTGGTCACGACGAACTGAGTCGTACCCGAACGCTATCACGGGCGCTCTGTCGAGCAGGAATTGCGCGACATAGGAGGGGAAtaaggtggagagcttctgcttgctTTACTGTGTTAGCCTCCTTATATgatcaattaatgatcattactatCACTTGGccattttgattctgcattaatctttttttaatgcatccattacacaagcagcaaaaagatttatgtggcaaaatgttggttgttccgctTGGAAAAATTTTTACctcgaccggtccggcattcgtgtgCATAGGTCGCGCTCACACCCGAGTCaatttggttcagtgcaatccgggccttggatttgcacccccctgcgcacccacacaTGAGAGatagcctctccccatgcatttgttcacatcctcaatgtatgtgaatcaatataaaccaacaaaagtaccttgaaactcccaatgtgggactaaagtcccattcacaatggaacttcttctcttccacctcttctccattcacacgtaatcaacaatcccccacatgaatggagatagggaatgtgatagcattcagcagttgagtcaagtataggataggtaggttttacactttgaaccttcccttgtgaagatatggttgcttactggctgatagtagacatgatgtccttgaactatactgctgtctgtgtaagcagtgacaaatctcacccaagactctccctgatacaattaaattctcatgagtgtgttcgttcttggccttGAACACacttggttctgtgagaagctctaagaattgtgcctccaattctcttcgaagcgaccccacttctttcttacataggtgatccctcaagagttaccatctactctttttgatcattaaaagcccatcggcttaccctggtctagtcactgtttcattagGCTACCCCCACACAAtatgtctagtcagtgcagattagttggccctttgaacctagttcttgggatctccagtcagcataagttgggtgtcctctgcactaatcgctgacaacggcatcaagctcattcctcttgatgaacttgcaactaactctcgatttaaccccttggttagcggattcgctaggttatcttttgacttcacatagtcaaaagtgataactccagttgagagtagttgtctaatggtattatgtctacgacgtatatgtctagacttaccattatacagatggctctgtgcccgatcaattgctgattgactatcgcaatgtatacaAATCGCCGACACCGATTTCAATCAtagtggaatatcttctaagaattgtcgtagtcattcagcctcttcaccacatttgtcaagagctacaaactcagattccatcatggatctggttattacggtttgcttagaagatttctaggAAATGGCAACACCaactagagtgaagacatatccactcgtagacttggagtcctttatatcagatatccaacttgcatcgttgtatccttcgattacaacaagatatcttgtatagtgcagtccatattcatgagtataccttaagtacctcagtactcttgttatccctttccagtgctcaacacctggattacttatgtatctactcagtttgcttactgcataggccaagtctggttgtgtacaactcatcaagtacatcagacttccaatcactcgagagtactctatctgagagatactttcacctcgatttttcaatagatgttgacttgtatctatcggcgttcgtgccaacgcagtatcacccttggtaaatttctcaagaatcttgtccacgtaatgagactgactaagaacaagtccttctgccgttctaagaattttgattcctagaatcacatcagctagtcCCATGTCTTTTATGTCAAAGCTTGAGTTTaccatatctttagtggatttgattatcttatcattactcccaatgataagtatgtcatctacatataggcacaagatgacgTATTCATTCTCTGtaactttcatgtagacacatttattgatcttgaatccatatttcttcatggcattatcaaatttcttatgacactgctttggtgcttgtttcaagccatataatgacttcaccagtctacagaccttgttttcctgtcctggcacagaaaacccctcaggttggtccatgtagattttctcttctaaatcacCGTTTAAAAaggctgtctttacatccatttgatgtatttcgagattccatagagcggcaatagccaacaatactctaatggaagttattctcgacaccagAGAGTAtatatcgaagtaatcaaggcatTCTCATTGTCGATAtcatttgattaccaatctggccttgtatttatcgattgtaccatctgatttcattttcttcttgaaaatccacttgcaacctagtaaggttacttcccggaggaagatccacgagttcctaagtgtgattttgcaaaatTGATTCTATCTTAGATGCAATTACCTCTCTCTAGTGAAATCTATCAAACAAGCTTACTGCTTCTAAGTAACTCCGGGGCTCACTTTCCACCCGAGATCTtttactccgtctaagctcaacctcaactggttcatcatcttctttttctccttgtgtttcatatgcccgttTTGAAGAgttagcatcctctcgggtcttatacaaAAACATATGCTCaaagaacgaggcatttctcgattcaattatcgagttcttgtgtatctctggtatgtgtgactcatacacacaaaatctatacgcagtgctgttttgtgcatatccaataaatatacaaTTGACAATCTTTGGtcatatcttaatccttttcagatcaggtaccaacactttggcaagacacccccacattcataaatatttgtaggacggttgtcttccattccataacttataagggctcttatctattttttttttgggcaccttatttaaaaggtaattagttgttaacatAGCTTcccccccacatggactctggcaatccagagctcaatagaaaagtattcatcatctccttaagagtttgattctttcgctcagcaactctattttgctgaggagtataaggagttgttgtttcatatctgatcccatgttcagcacacaactcagcgaacggtgacacatattcaccacctcggtcacttcgaaccaccttaatctttctattaagctggttttcaacctcattcttatagagagcgaatttctctatagcttcatccttacttttgagaagatacacataacaacatcttgtgttatcatctacaaaagtgatgaagtatttatcccaccacgtgttggtgtacctttaaAGTCGCACACGTcggtgtggattaggtcaagtgattcgtatcttctttcaatatgttgaaaggatgaccttgtcattttcgcttcaacacaaatctcacacttgtgttttgggtcaaggtggaatgtagatatgctttgcatgtttattaatctgcgcaatacatcgtagttaacatgcccTAGTCTACTATGCATAAatatgaagactcaagcatataagtggaagaactttcagttttatttatcttaggcctaatttccattacattgagcttaagcAACTGATCAGATACATAGCTccttcctacaaacactccattcttggacagtacaactctgtccgactcaaagacaatgcgaaagctatgcttgcttaacagtgatccagATACTAGATTATTTCGAATTTTCAGAACATACAGTACATTGTTCAAAGTGAGATCCTAGtctgaggtcatcttcagcaccacctttccttggcctatGATgttcgaggttgctgagttccccatgaacagcttgtctctagtgacttcttcaaagttgtggagcagctccttattgcagcagacatgtctggtggctccagtatcgatccaccattaccACGGGTTTGAACCGACCAGATTCAGTTCTGAGACCACAGCGCAGATgtcatccatttctggtccctcgttcagattggcctcttgcttcttctccggttttctgcactccgaagatttgtgacccactttgtcacagttaaatcacttcccagagaacttcttcttgccgatgcctcctctgggtcccatcttggaagatttgggttcttccgtttcgagctttgaccgtgcttgaccacattggctttcacagtagccggagagaacaactttctctctgaactcttgttgtcttcttcgatgcgaagtcgaacaatgagttcttccacattcatctcctcccgcttgtgcttcaggtagttcttgaagtccttccagccgggaagcttctcaatgatagcaaccACCtgaaaggtttcactcagaaccatcccttctgagtggatctcatgcaagatcacctgaagctcctggacttggttgatcaccgtcttagagtcaaccatcttgtagtccaggaatcgacacacaatgaacttctttgcccctgcatcctccgtcttgtatttcttgtccagggactcccacagctccttagcctttctcttcatgctatacacaacgtacagcgagtcggcaaggcagttgagaATATAGATtcagcaaaggaactcagaatgagtccatgcctccactgtactgatggtttgCACATCAACATCCTCAGCTCGTTTGGGAGGGttctcggtcaagaaccgagccagattgagtgtggtcaggtagaagagtatcttctgctgccacctcttgaagttcagtccactgaacttctcttcCAGTCAACTAAGTTCACAATCAATGTATCCAAGTGGATCTCAATAAGGCACAACTCCTCATTATTTGGAAAAGGCTGCCACATGTAATTTTAGGCAGACCCGATGTAGAACAATCAGGTTTCTAATGGAGCACAACCATCTATTTCGGTGACAACTTCACTACTTAATTAGCTATCCATTCGACAATTAGATCCTTTGTTTGGACAAAAATTTATTCGTCATTCGTTCGACACCCTGCTCGTCATTTTGAATAGAACTTCTCATCAGTTTACGTGATATTGTGCTTGCCACCTGATGGGAAGTAGTGACTCATTGCTTGATGCCTACGAATTGCTACTCACTGAGAACTAATGAAAATTACTACCCAATCAGGGCACGACCTCACTCACGTAGACAAGCTTGATTTTATTATCTGAACGACATGTAAAATGGAGCAGTAAAGGGATAGACTAAGTCATCCCACACAGACATATAAATGCTTGGATAAGTAATAGTATGAAGCAGGAGTAAATAAAATTTAAGGGACTAGGTTACATAAGAAAGCCTTTGATTTACATCAGGTTCAAAATacgaggggggaggggggggggagcAAATCGGGATACACTATTTGAAATCAGGAAAGACGTTATCAAGGAGCTTATCCAACAACTTCTATTGGTTCAGGAACCGGGGCAGGAGGCTTAGTTGCTAAGTAACTAGCCTCCCTAAATTGCCTGACAGCGCTCTCGACTCCATAAAGGAACATCCTATTGACACAAGCACCGATTGTAGGCCGAAATCGCAGGACTGGAGGTATGCCACCTTTTTAGCTTCAAACGATCATCCTCCCCTGCATTGAAATTCACTAACTCAGTTTGAGATACCACTAGTTCAGATGATGCCCCGCCAACTTAGACTTCGAGGCCATCAGCTTGGACCTTATAGCCTTTAACTCACCGTGTAGGGACTTCAATTTTGTTCTATGGGCATCCATGTCCTTTTGCTGGTGAGACACTAGCGACACCTTATTAGCCAACTTGGCATCCTTCATAGACTGGTTTGAGGCGTGAATGCCCTCTAGCTCTTCCAATTTAGCAGATAAACCTTGAGCTTCAGCAGTTTTTACATCTGATTCCTTCAGCGTTTAGCTTTTCATCGCTTGTTCATACCTAAGCTTGGCTTCTGCAGGGCGGCTTCCAGTTCCTGTACTTTAAACATCTCAGTTTGGGTCAACTGTATGACCTCCTGCATGCTTTTTTCTAGTTTGCCCAGTATATCAGCTTGTGTTTGGGCCCCCGGGTGGATAGAATCATCAGGAATCCAGGCGGGAGCCTAAGACGATTCAAGTTCTAATAGTCGCTTCCTTAGTGCCTCGCTCTCCCAGTTCTAATTCACTAAAGCCCGAGCGATATTCATCTCGATCGCCCAAAAATAAGAATTAATGAGGGCACGATTAGCATTAGTCCAATTAAAGGGGTAAGTCAGCAGCAGTTTACCAAGGTTATGTTTTGGACAAGTATCTGTCAGTCATTCCCAGGGTCGTGCGTTTGTTCGACCGTGTCATCCTATCTTTCCAAATATCCACCAACAAACCCTTTAACAACACTTGCACGCAAGAGGAAGAAGGATTTAAAGGCGAAGCTACCTCCTAAGCAAATGGCACATCGTAGGTAGCCGAGGAATGGAAGTAGTTCTCCTGTTGGTGGGATGTACTCAGCTAGGAGGAAGCCCCCATTGGGGGGGCGGGGGGATGAATGAGGAGTCTAAGTGGTAGGGGAGCCGCTAGGCTGGGAAACTATCTCCCCTAGGACTGGGTAGAGGGGAGGCAAAGCTGAAGTTGCCCATTAGAAGGAAGGTGCCAGGGTGTTCTCCTTGGCCGATGTGGTTCAAGGAGAAGGCGTGGCCGCTGTAGACACCTACCTGGAAGACGTTTGTTTTTAAGGGCTATGACAGTGATGCTTGCGCTTAACTTTCAATTTTGTTTCAGAGGCTACTTTTCTTCTGTGCTCTCTGCCTCGCCAGTGTCACCCGCCTGGCTGCTGGAAGTTGCCACATAGAGGCCGATTAGCTAATTTTCTCGCTCGGCCAAGAGCTCCTCTCCTCTCTAGTTCAACTTCCTCCAATTGCAGAAACTTGGAAGCATAGGCCTTGTACATGATCTCGCTAAACAAAACAGAAGGGATCTCAGTTAATGATAACATTAAGATTAAATTACCAATTCTTACCAAAATAGAAAGGAAGCGTCGTTCAGATGAGACTTAGTCCAAATATGTAGAGAAGACTCACCTGAAGTAGCTGAGAGATGTAAAATTATAGGCCAAGTAATTTACTCGAGATAGAAATGAAGGCGGGATCAAAGCGGAGAAATTGAAAAGGTAAAATTATTATACATCTAAAGAAAATATGATGGTAAAAGATAAATACGCTTGCCTACATCTAAAGAAAATACGCTTCTATATCTAATCCATCATTTGACGTACGTAACAATCACGTCTTATGTGGGATAATCGATCTTTGATTTATAAGTGTCCCTGAACTAATTATATCTAGAAAACAAATTAAAGTGATGGGAGATTATATTGTAGGGGCCCAAATTTAGTATACAATTATATGTCTACGAAATGTCATGCTCATCATCCGCATACCATgagttaattatttaaatattaatacCAAATACTCTATCACTATCACTGACCGATATAAACGTGTAGAAAATTATAGGTCccgtttgtttatttatttatttttctactcCGTGAATCTGATATGGTCCCAATATTTTCATACTTGGaccaattagaattacatgacTTTCGCTACTAAATTGAGTAAATTGATTGCAAGTTCAAGCATGATTATATTGTGATTTATTGTCCACCAAACAGAGTCGATGTCGATAGTTGGCAGGATGATGTTTTTTGTACAAATCAGGGACCGTAGGGAGGGAGTGAGGGAGCTAGTagttcatatttttttaattataattaaaatacaatttttaatttaaatttgacagTGGAGAGGTTTTTTGATTAGGAGGGAGATGTAGAGCAGTAAATAAGCTGAACTCATGAGTTCGAGCTAGGCATGAGCTCGGCTCGATTTAATGTATACTTGCTCGAGCTTGAGTCGGTAGAGCTGAGAGTTCAAGttcgattttttttaaatttttttaataaataaattaatataatatatattatatattatatattatagaaatatatatttattactAATTTATACTCAATAAATCATTGAATTAGTAATAACTATGTTCGAGCTCAGCACGATTTTTAATCAAACTGGCTCGAGCTCGGTAAACTTTGAGCTTAAGTCGAGTTTTGACAAAGCTACTCGTGAGGAGAGAGGATCCTCTGGTCCACTTTCCgtggaccaggggatggtccatAATGCAGTTACGATCAGATTGCGACCGCGATTCAACCGTAATTAGTTACTATTCCTTATTGGATTTACCTTCTTGGGTTGTATTTTGGGTCGAGGTAGGTTGCCGGAGGCTGCTTGGAGGCCACCGACGGAGGGTGAGTGGCTGGCTATCTGGCGCCGATCGGGGGACGACCTCCAGCCGTCCACCCCAACTCAAACTATAACCTGGATGAGAAGGTGAACTCAGAAAGGGATCACAACCAATTATGGTCGAATCGCGACCACGCTTCTGTTGCAATTGTATCATGGATCATCCCTTGATCCACAAAAAATGAATCAGAGGATCCTGTCTACTCATGAGTAGCTTGTGATCTGCTTAGCTTATTTGTACCCCTATAGATATGTACATTTGTACCCTTATAGAGATGTACATGGTGTGTGTATGCGGAGGGAAGAAATATATAAGAATTTTTACTTTTGGTATTATGTTGGTGCAGGTCCTTAGAACATCTTAATTCATCatcaaaatatcaaattttatgTAAAATTAGCA contains:
- the LOC122023184 gene encoding curculin-1-like, yielding MATLVLLSATLLLGLLLPSSMANNILYAGDTLYSDYSLTEGSYTFTMQDDCNLVLDESRLEVWSSNTTGQGTACHVKLYTDGNLVIYNSNDKPINWSSDTAGKEDKYILVVHRDGYVVIYEPIWTRPNKNTANSKGFVLVKRGHSDTSITAADNNILYAGDRLNTGQSLTQGSHTFIMQSDCNLVLDDGQNQALWTSATNGLGDNCFANLQTDGNLVIHNDKNEAVWSTNTAGEEDKYILFLHRDGHIIIYKPIWTRPNNDDNSTNRKIAMVTNN